In Flavobacteriales bacterium, the following are encoded in one genomic region:
- a CDS encoding T9SS type A sorting domain-containing protein — MANLDVYPNPSRDIFNVTFTSEEAQTMTVKVVNMIGKEVFAEELTEFIGQYTQVINMNTQPKGVYFLEIITPNGGINKKIVLQ, encoded by the coding sequence GTGGCTAACTTGGATGTGTATCCTAACCCATCAAGAGACATCTTTAACGTTACGTTTACTTCTGAGGAAGCTCAAACAATGACGGTTAAGGTGGTTAACATGATTGGCAAGGAAGTATTTGCTGAAGAGTTAACCGAGTTTATTGGTCAGTACACGCAAGTGATTAATATGAATACGCAGCCAAAAGGTGTTTATTTCTTAGAAATAATAACTCCTAATGGTGGTATCAACAAAAAGATTGTTCTTCAATAA
- a CDS encoding MBOAT family O-acyltransferase, which yields MLFNSLDFAFFLPIVFALYWLAKRNIKLQNTILLISSYYFYACWDWRFLSLILISSLVDFLVGIALSNQEHVVKRKVLLWTSISVNIGFLAFFKYYNFFVEEFVAVFSMFGREIQANSLNIILPIGISFYTFQTLSYSIDIYKRKLEPSRDFIAFSAFVSFFPQLVAGPIERASNLLPQFLRQRTFDYSNAVMGMQQILWGLFKKMVIADNCAELANMIFNNSADYSGSTLLLGAIFFSFQIYGDFSGYSDIAIGTARLFGIKLMKNFDFPYFSRDIAEFWRRWHISLSSWFRDYVYIPLGGSRVKKAKNIRNVFIVFAVSGLWHGANWTFLIWGILNAIFFLPLLLLDTNRNHLDIVAKGKLFPSFKELIAILSTFGITVLAWVFFRAESLTHAISYLDSMFNLDLFSIPHIMDMPKVKISLVLLTLFVCIEWLGREGAFAIDVLEKKLNGVQRLILYSFIVFLIGMYSPTSENPFIYFQF from the coding sequence ATGTTATTTAACTCTTTAGACTTTGCTTTCTTCCTACCTATTGTTTTTGCTTTGTATTGGTTGGCAAAGAGGAATATTAAATTACAAAATACCATTCTTTTAATCTCTAGTTACTATTTCTACGCTTGTTGGGATTGGCGATTTCTTTCTCTCATACTCATTAGTAGTTTGGTAGATTTTCTTGTAGGCATTGCATTATCTAATCAAGAGCATGTAGTAAAAAGAAAAGTACTGCTTTGGACGAGTATAAGCGTCAATATTGGATTCTTGGCTTTCTTCAAGTATTATAACTTTTTCGTCGAAGAATTTGTTGCTGTCTTTTCAATGTTTGGTAGAGAAATACAAGCCAATAGTCTGAATATCATTTTACCAATTGGTATTAGTTTTTACACCTTTCAAACATTGAGTTATAGTATTGATATATACAAAAGAAAGCTAGAGCCTAGTCGTGATTTCATCGCTTTTTCAGCATTTGTATCCTTTTTCCCACAATTAGTTGCTGGACCTATAGAGCGTGCCAGCAATTTACTCCCACAATTTTTACGTCAACGAACATTTGATTATAGCAATGCGGTAATGGGTATGCAACAAATACTTTGGGGCTTATTCAAGAAAATGGTAATTGCGGATAACTGTGCTGAATTGGCTAATATGATATTTAATAATTCTGCTGATTATTCTGGTAGCACCTTATTGTTAGGAGCTATTTTCTTTTCATTCCAAATATATGGTGATTTCTCAGGCTACTCCGATATTGCTATAGGAACAGCTCGATTATTTGGCATCAAGCTTATGAAGAATTTTGATTTTCCTTACTTCTCAAGAGATATCGCAGAGTTTTGGAGAAGGTGGCACATCTCCCTTAGTAGTTGGTTCAGAGATTACGTCTATATTCCGCTCGGGGGTAGTAGGGTGAAGAAAGCTAAAAATATTAGAAATGTATTCATCGTATTTGCCGTTAGTGGATTGTGGCACGGTGCCAATTGGACATTTTTAATATGGGGCATTCTTAATGCTATTTTCTTTTTACCACTATTATTATTAGACACAAACCGAAACCATTTGGACATCGTAGCAAAAGGAAAACTATTCCCTAGTTTTAAAGAGCTTATAGCTATCTTATCGACTTTTGGCATAACTGTGTTGGCTTGGGTGTTCTTTAGAGCAGAATCGCTAACTCACGCAATATCTTACCTTGATAGTATGTTTAATCTTGATTTGTTTTCAATACCTCATATTATGGATATGCCTAAGGTGAAAATCAGTCTTGTTTTGCTTACTTTATTTGTATGCATTGAATGGTTGGGAAGAGAAGGAGCCTTTGCTATTGATGTTTTAGAAAAAAAATTAAATGGTGTACAGCGTTTAATTCTTTATAGCTTCATTGTGTTTCTTATAGGTATGTATAGTCCCACTAGCGAAAACCCTTTTATCTATTTTCAATTTTGA